The genomic segment AGGTGGAGAGCATCCACTGGTCCGGCCGGGCCGCCTCGACGATCTCCATCACGATCCGGGCGCCGGCCTCCCAGAGCACCGCGTACCCGGCGACGGTGCCGAGGGCGGCGGCGGTGTGCCCGCCCAGGGTGGCGATGGCGAAGCCGGCCGCCGTGGTCATCAGGATCAGCGCGAAGCCCCGCCCGACGGTGAGCGCCAGCCACCCCCAGAACTCGCCGTCGGTGTTGCCCGGCAGGCCCCCGACCTGGGCGATCGTCCAGAAGGCACCGAGGTAGAGCACCGCGGCGACCAGCGAGACCAGCAGTACACCGGCCAGCAGCGTGCCGAGCTTGCCGCCGAGCACCGTCAACCGGCTGGGCCGCCACAGCAGCAGGTTCGTCATCCCGCCGGAGTTGAGGTCGGCGCCGATGTAGGAGGCGCCGACCAGGAAGCCGAACAGGGCCAGGAACGTCACCAGGAAGTAGACCAGCGGCCTGATCTGCCGGTCGAAGACGAAGACCCCGTAGAGGAAGTCGGCGGCGTCGATCCGGGCCGGCCGGAGGTCGTCGCAGTCGCGCGGGTACTTCTCCCGGAGGTCGGACGGCTCGGCGGAGCGCTGGGCGGCCAGGCAGTCGGCGTACCAGCGTTCGGCGTCCAGCCGGGTCTCGGCCGCCTGCGCCTCGGCCCGGGCCAACTCGGGACCGGTCGGCGCGTGCGAGCCGGCGATGGTGGTGGCGATCGTGATGCCGAAGGCCCCGATCAGCAGCAGCACCATCACCTGGACGAACCGGCGCGCGGTCAGTCGGCCGACCTCGGCCCGGATCAGGTTCATGCGGCGTCCCCCTCGGCAGCCGGCTCGGCGGACCCACCCGCGTCGTCCACCTGTCGCGGGGTTTCGGAGCCGGTGAGCTGCAGAAAGACGCTCTCCAGATCGGGCGTGAGCGGGGTCAGCTCGCGGACCCACAGGCCCCGCTCGCCGAGCGCCTGACTGAGCCAGGCCGGGTCGGCCAGATCGGCCACGACCAGGTGGTCGGGGTGGCTTTCGACCGGCAGGCCGGCGGCCCGGATGATCTCGGCGGCCCGGTCCTGGTCGGCCACCCGGACCCGGTGCTCGCCCCGGTCGAACCCGGCCAGCACCTCGCCCACCGGACCGGCGGCCACCCGCCGGCCCCGCGAGATGATCGTGACGTGGTCGCAGATCTGCTGGATCTCGGCGAGGATGTGGCTGGAGACCAGCACGGTCACCCCGGCGGCGGAGAGCTGGCGCATCAGGTCCCGCATCTCGCGGATGCCGGCCGGATCCAGCCCGTTCGCCGGCTCGTCCAGGATCAGCAGCTCAGGCCGCTTCAGCAACGCGGAGGCGACCGCCAACCGCTGCTTCATACCGAGCGAGTAGCCCTTCACCCGGTCGTCACCGCGGTCGCGCAGACCGACCCGGACCAGCACCTCCTCCACCCGGTCCGGGGGCAGCCCGCCGGCCACCGCGAGCAGCCGCAGCGTCCGGCGGCCGGTGAAGTTGCCGAAGAACTGTGGACTCTCCA from the Solwaraspora sp. WMMD1047 genome contains:
- a CDS encoding ABC transporter permease subunit, whose translation is MNLIRAEVGRLTARRFVQVMVLLLIGAFGITIATTIAGSHAPTGPELARAEAQAAETRLDAERWYADCLAAQRSAEPSDLREKYPRDCDDLRPARIDAADFLYGVFVFDRQIRPLVYFLVTFLALFGFLVGASYIGADLNSGGMTNLLLWRPSRLTVLGGKLGTLLAGVLLVSLVAAVLYLGAFWTIAQVGGLPGNTDGEFWGWLALTVGRGFALILMTTAAGFAIATLGGHTAAALGTVAGYAVLWEAGARIVMEIVEAARPDQWMLSTYVITWMTGETSLWDQRACRGAVDVDCTGAYTITWVPAALVLLAVTAGAVGTAFAVFRRRDLA
- a CDS encoding ATP-binding cassette domain-containing protein, producing the protein MSAVIEIDGLRKTFRSLRRGERVALDGFDMVVEAGQVHGFLGPNGSGKTTTLRTLLGLVRPDGGRMSVLGRPAPHRLAEVVDRFGAIVESPQFFGNFTGRRTLRLLAVAGGLPPDRVEEVLVRVGLRDRGDDRVKGYSLGMKQRLAVASALLKRPELLILDEPANGLDPAGIREMRDLMRQLSAAGVTVLVSSHILAEIQQICDHVTIISRGRRVAAGPVGEVLAGFDRGEHRVRVADQDRAAEIIRAAGLPVESHPDHLVVADLADPAWLSQALGERGLWVRELTPLTPDLESVFLQLTGSETPRQVDDAGGSAEPAAEGDAA